In Geminocystis sp. NIES-3708, a single window of DNA contains:
- a CDS encoding ribulose bisphosphate carboxylase small subunit: MAAPPTPWSKNLAEPKVDNSAYIHSFSNLIGDVKVGANVLIAPGTSIRADEGTPFHIGDGSNIQDGVVIHGLEQGRVQGDDGQDYSVWIGEDSCITHLALIHGPAYVGNHCFIGFRSTVFNARVGDGCIVMMHVLIQDVEIPAGKYVPSGSVITNQQQADRLPDVQPEDKEFAAHVVHINEALAAGYHCADNHACINPIKQSNNGEVKTSTHNKTNGSQPVTNMSLNTDIINQVKSLLRQGSTIGVEHANTRRFKSKSWLSASLNATNESGILAELGNILNEHKGEYVRLIGVDPQAKRRIAETIIQRPGDVPAPVQASNGNTAKVNSNGNGHAPLSKGNGDLASEIKSLIQGGYNIGVEYADTRRFKTKSWLTAPSVNTRSVNEAINIIQGYLTELSGNYVQLVGVDPQAKRRVSQVIIQRPGETATISSNGNGASSTYKTPRNNGNGASFGNSTLSAEAIAQVRSLLSQGYQISTEHADIRRFKSKSWQSCSPIQGTTESQVISALEACVQDHTGEYVRLIGIDTQAKRRVLEMIIQRPGQTNQAQPVTSKGSNGNGASAYTQTQNGSSSLDANTLAQVRSLLSQGYRIGTEHADVRRFKSKSWQSCSPIEANNESQVISALEACVKDHSGEYVRLIGIDTKAKRRVLETIIQRP, translated from the coding sequence ATGGCAGCTCCTCCTACTCCTTGGTCAAAAAATTTAGCGGAACCAAAAGTAGATAATAGTGCTTATATTCATTCTTTCTCTAATTTGATTGGAGATGTGAAAGTCGGAGCAAATGTGTTAATTGCCCCCGGTACTTCCATTCGTGCGGATGAAGGTACTCCTTTTCACATTGGTGATGGTAGCAATATTCAGGATGGAGTTGTAATTCATGGACTAGAGCAAGGTAGAGTTCAAGGTGATGATGGTCAAGACTATTCCGTTTGGATTGGTGAGGATTCTTGTATTACCCACTTGGCCTTAATTCATGGTCCTGCTTATGTGGGTAATCACTGTTTTATCGGTTTTCGCTCAACGGTATTTAATGCCAGAGTTGGGGATGGTTGTATCGTAATGATGCACGTTCTGATTCAGGATGTAGAAATACCTGCGGGGAAATATGTGCCTTCTGGTTCAGTGATTACTAATCAACAACAAGCTGATCGCCTTCCTGATGTGCAACCAGAAGATAAGGAATTTGCTGCCCATGTAGTCCATATTAATGAAGCATTAGCCGCCGGTTATCATTGTGCTGATAATCATGCTTGTATTAATCCTATTAAACAAAGTAATAACGGGGAAGTCAAAACCTCAACCCATAATAAAACTAATGGTTCTCAACCAGTAACTAATATGAGTTTAAATACAGATATTATCAATCAAGTCAAGTCTCTGTTAAGACAGGGTTCTACTATTGGAGTGGAACATGCTAACACCCGTCGTTTTAAAAGCAAATCTTGGTTAAGTGCTTCTTTAAATGCGACTAATGAAAGCGGAATTTTAGCAGAATTAGGCAATATACTAAATGAACATAAAGGGGAATATGTACGTTTAATTGGGGTTGATCCTCAGGCTAAACGTAGAATTGCTGAAACCATTATTCAACGTCCAGGAGATGTTCCTGCACCAGTACAAGCTAGTAATGGTAACACGGCTAAAGTAAACAGTAATGGTAATGGTCATGCACCTCTGAGTAAAGGCAATGGTGACTTAGCCAGCGAAATTAAATCATTAATTCAAGGTGGTTATAATATCGGTGTGGAATATGCTGATACTCGTCGTTTTAAAACCAAGTCTTGGTTAACGGCCCCTAGTGTTAATACCAGATCTGTTAACGAAGCTATTAACATTATTCAAGGTTATTTAACAGAGTTGAGTGGAAACTATGTCCAACTTGTGGGAGTTGATCCTCAAGCCAAACGTCGTGTATCTCAAGTGATTATTCAACGTCCGGGAGAAACTGCTACTATATCCAGCAATGGTAACGGTGCAAGTTCTACTTATAAAACTCCTAGAAATAATGGTAACGGTGCAAGTTTTGGTAATAGTACTTTGAGTGCTGAAGCCATCGCCCAAGTTCGTTCTTTATTATCTCAAGGGTATCAAATAAGTACTGAACACGCTGATATTCGCCGTTTCAAAAGTAAATCTTGGCAAAGTTGTTCCCCCATTCAAGGCACAACAGAAAGTCAAGTTATCTCCGCTTTAGAGGCTTGTGTACAAGATCATACTGGAGAATATGTTCGTTTAATCGGTATTGATACTCAAGCAAAACGTCGAGTATTAGAAATGATTATTCAACGTCCAGGGCAAACTAATCAAGCTCAACCTGTAACCAGTAAAGGTAGCAACGGTAATGGTGCAAGTGCCTATACCCAGACTCAAAATGGTAGTAGTTCTCTCGATGCTAACACTTTAGCTCAAGTGCGTTCTCTCTTATCTCAAGGGTATCGTATTGGTACTGAACACGCTGATGTACGTCGTTTTAAAAGCAAATCTTGGCAAAGTTGTTCTCCTATCGAGGCTAACAACGAAAGTCAGGTAATTTCGGCTTTAGAGGCTTGTGTGAAAGATCATAGCGGTGAATATGTCCGTTTAATCGGCATTGATACCAAAGCTAAACGTCGTGTTTTAGAAACCATCATTCAAAGACCGTAA